The Theobroma cacao cultivar B97-61/B2 chromosome 1, Criollo_cocoa_genome_V2, whole genome shotgun sequence genome contains the following window.
AAGGGGTCTTAGTCACCAACCCCTCTAATCCATTGGGCACAACAATGACAAGAGGCGAATTAGACCTACTCATTAACTTCATTACTGCCAAAGAAATCCATTTAATAAGCGATGAAATTTACTCCGGAACTGTTTTTAGCTCTCCAGCCTTCGTAAGTATCATGGAAGTATTAAAAGATAGAAACCTCGAGAACACTGAAGTCTGGGACAGAGTTCACATTGTTTATAGTCTTTCAAAGGATCTGGGTCTCCCTGGTTTTCGAGTTGGTGCAATTTACTCCAACGATCCCATTGTTGTGGCTGCCGCCACAAAAATGTCCAGCTTTGGCCTAGTTTCTTCCCAGACTCAATACCTTCTCTCCGCCATGCTATCCGATAAGAAATTCACGAAAGAATACATTTCCAAAAATCACAAGAGGCTCCAAAAGCGACAGAGCAAGCTGGTTTCAGGCCTGGAAAAAGCCGGCATCAGCTGCTTAGAAAGCAATGCCGGGTTGTTCTGTTGGGTTGACATGAGGCACCTTTTGAGCTCCAACACATTTGAAGCAGAAATGGAGCTTTGGAAGAGAATAGTTTACGATGTTAAACTAAACATTTCCCCCGGTTTTTCATGTCATTGCACTGAACCAGGCTGGTTCCGAGTTTGCTTCGCAAACATGTCCGAAGACACCCAAAAGCTCGCCATGCAACGATTGAAGTCCTTCGTTGATTCCATGACCATTAACAGCCAGAGCCACCAAGAATTAAAAAACGCAAGAAGAAAGTCCCGCACCAAATGGGTTTTCCGGCTATCGTTCCAATCTTTCCATGATCGGGAGCAAGATGAACGATAAGTCTGGTCATATTTTTAGAAGTGTGAACACATTGTTCATTTTGAACATACCtttttcagattttttttttttgcttcaaaagttatttctttaattgcagacagagagaaagagaaactgCACTCAGTCCATGTTGGGATTTGAAGTGTGTTTAGTTTCATTTGTATAATTTACGTTACCACTTGGCATGAAAATCATCTTGGATTCGTCAAATTATTATACTAAATAATTTGTCAGTATAAATTCTACATCAATCTACATATAAACAAATGTCTCATTTACTTCTTTTCATTATCATATGTataatttgtttataaatttaatgtaattactctattaattaaattttaaaaaaaattactctaTTAATTGCTTCCATCAGCAGTAATGATATGCATGTAGCTGCCTACGCGTGTATATTTCCCGGCCTCGCCGGTTGAACACGATGACTTGATGATCATCAGCAAGCTGCCAACGTTTGCCGGTGTTCCATTAATTGTGGCCCGACCGACCTTGTCATCAGCACAGTATTTATGATGACTCTTAACGTTGTTTAAGCCGTATGAGAAGGGAATTCCCGAAATTCCAACTCAAGAAAGCTTttgtgtctttttttttttttgtggtgtGGGTCAGAGCCTAAAAAGAGTCGAAAAGGCGTGTGTGTTGGTATTAGGGTTTCCCAAAATAcattctttgtttttattattttttttgactGTCTACTTCGTTTTTCAAAGTCGTCTCGTCACCAACCACGCAAGCTTGGAAGAAGAGTGGCTTGCAAGAAATCTTAAAGGTAAATTGCTTTGAACTTTCTAGAGTTTAATTTGTGCTTAGAAATGGTTTTTGACCGGTTGGGTTTACGCGGTTTTGCAGTACATAAAAATGACTGCTTTCATGTTGTTAGTCAGGATTCAAAGAAAGCAAGCATGTCAGTGAATAGCTAGGAAATTTTGTTGTCGAAGACTTGAGGAAAacataaattaagaaaaagttATGGAGAAAAGTCTAGGCAGCTTTCTCTTCCATCTAAAAGCTTCCATGGTTTTAACTGTAGTTAGTAATTAAAGGGGATTGCCATTATCATTATTTGGATGACTTAAACTCAACAAACACTTACTACTTTTGAACGATACGTAAGCAACCTATTAAAAAATTTCGACAATAAAAAGAATccaaatagaaaatatgatgGATTTGCTCAATTTTATGTCAAAACAGACTCAA
Protein-coding sequences here:
- the LOC18611347 gene encoding 1-aminocyclopropane-1-carboxylate synthase 3; translation: MGLLSRKATCNSHGQDSPYFLGWQEYEKNPYDEAKNPKGIIQMGLAENQLSFDLLESWMAKNPDAAGFKRDGQSIFRELALFQDYHGLPAFKKALVDFMAEIRGNKVTFDPNHMVLTAGATAANETLMFCLAEEGDALLLPTPYYPGFDRDLKWRPGVEIVPIQCTSFNRFQITASALEEAYQQAQKKNLRVKGVLVTNPSNPLGTTMTRGELDLLINFITAKEIHLISDEIYSGTVFSSPAFVSIMEVLKDRNLENTEVWDRVHIVYSLSKDLGLPGFRVGAIYSNDPIVVAAATKMSSFGLVSSQTQYLLSAMLSDKKFTKEYISKNHKRLQKRQSKLVSGLEKAGISCLESNAGLFCWVDMRHLLSSNTFEAEMELWKRIVYDVKLNISPGFSCHCTEPGWFRVCFANMSEDTQKLAMQRLKSFVDSMTINSQSHQELKNARRKSRTKWVFRLSFQSFHDREQDER